In Mesotoga sp. Brook.08.105.5.1, the genomic stretch GGTAGTGAACGTTACGGGAAAAGGCGGGACAGTGATCCCGTCAGGTGAGTACCAGAGGAGACGAATACAAGTGAACCACCGTGAACGTGTCGTAACGACCTTTAGTGTCATCTAAACCGGGGGGTGCTACTATCCCGGGATAAGTCTGGAGGATACCTGCTTACTGTCCAGATGGTGACCGGCATACAGGTGGCGTGACCCTGGTACAGGCTTCGATTAGGAACTTGGGAACCTGGATCTGGATGTTAAGGGAAAAGCCACAAGTGGAAGACCCACGAGGGTGAAAGTACCGATGCCAGATTCAGGGGCGGAACAGTCCGTAGTAGTGATGAAGCTCCTGTAATGGGAGTGGAGCGAAGGGACTGTGTTATCCAGTTTTGTAGGTTAGTCAACCAACTCTGTGCAGACAACCGAAAGGGAGGAACTGTGAAAAGAGACAAGGAAGGAGCAAACAGACAAGATGAGGTCGTATGAAATCTCCTTTGCACATTGGACAATGAGGATAATCTATGCGGCTGGATAATGGGAGCCGGATGAATCGAGAGGTTCAAGTCCGGTTCTGAGAGAGCCTGGGGGTGAAATCTCCCTGGGCTACTCACGGAGAGACAATGACCGTTGCTGACGGTGAAGAATGCTGGATCGTCGAATTCTATGGAAGAGACCTCTGGGCTGGCGTAAGAATCCCTAGTGATCACTTCACAGTTGCTGCGAACAGAGCAAGGATCATGGAAGTCGATTTCGAAGATACAGAGAACGTGATGGCCTCCCCGAATATCGTTTCTTTTGCAGTTGACCAGGGCTGGTACGATCCCAGTTCAGGTAAGCCCTTCAACATAGCAGAGATTTACGCTCCGAACGACAACCTTTATGCAACTAGAAGAGAGTGGAGAGCATTCGATCTGGTAGCCCCGTCTCTGGGTCTTAGCCCTCACGACGTAAGGTTCCCTCTTTCAGTGAAGCCTGACAGACTGCTTACGGTTCACGACATATTTGTGATTAAGGGCGATTACTATCAGGGAACGGATTACGATCTTACGGTAGGACTTGCTGCCGGACCTTGGGGCGATCCTCTCAGGTACGCAAACACAAGTAGAACTGGAACCTGGGAACGAAGCATCAACATGCACAGGACTTGCTACGTCCATATCGGGCAGACAAACTCCGCCTATGCAGACCCGTTCAAGGGAATCAGCTGGTACGGTTACGGTGCGCCTGATACAACTTACATAGTTCCACTGTGGCCTATTATGAGAGAGCTTCCCAAGTTCTACGAAACAGGCAGCAGGTATGAAGAGTTCAGAAGAGACTCCGGTTGGTGGGTCAACTCTTACGTTCAGCAGATGGCTGAACTTCACTATAATCTTGCGATCCAGGATATCAGGAATTACAGGGATCCCAAACTGGAAGTTCTCTACAAGGTTACACCGGAAGTTCAAAAGATTGCTACAGAGATGTATGAGACTGATCCAGAAGGCGCCATAGATTTGATTTCCAATTATGCCTTTATGAACGCGGTTGCATGGCACGAAGAATGGAAACTGCTTGGCGACAGACTTCTTGGAAACTACGCTCTCGGATATGTCAACTTCAGATCTTCACCGTATCCCGACTGGTGGAACGAAGCTATCGGTTACGGATTCCCCGAGAGATAATTGATTGGGTATCGGAAGCGGCCCTTGCGGCCGCTTCTTTTCATTGCCTATGAGTCTTGAAACGCTTGAGTGTCCTACACTCTTCTTCATCTCAAATGACTACCCGAATAATCAAATCTGCGCTTCCATTTCGACTTTGTTCAAGAAGAATATCGAAATTGGAAATTGGAGCTTCTCACTGTACAAAAAACGTTGGACTTGTGATAACATCTGTCAGTATAGAAGCTGAAGCCGAAAGGAGTGGCAAAGGTGCAAAACATAGAGAAAATCCTTGATCTAGTTGAGGAGCTTTTCGACGAGCTTGAGAATGCAGATGTTCAAGAACTCCATGAAGCGTTGCCTGACATGGAGCAGGACGAAGTGACAGAGTTGAGATCTAGCATTGAGGATTGGATCGACGGTCTTGACGAAATCGTCGCTCGCCTTCCCGAGCTTCAAGCCTCGATTCTCGATCTAAAGGGTGATCTTGAGAGATTGAATGATTCTGTGGTAGAGATGGAAGAGGGTTTTGAGGAAGACTGATAACTACTTCTTGGGGGCTGTGGCCCCTATATCAAACGAATACAGAAAAGAACGGACCAGGGTTACTGGATCACTCTATGACGGCTCCTGCTAGCTCACTCAGAAGCAAAGAGTCAAATAGCCTGTGAATTACGTATTTCACTAGAAGTTCCTTAGGAACGTATCTTTCAAGTTTTTCGCCGAAGAGCTCGTATTGTCTCTTCAGCTCCGAAGGATTGGCCAGGAGAAAGGTAGAGAGAATCCCCGAGACTTCACGAACTTCCAATCTTGAGATAGCGAGAAGCATCTCATGCAGCTCATCAATGTCGACACCTCTTTTTATTACAACACTGTGCCAGTTCGCACTTACCGATTTGAGGCCAGAAACTGCCTTTATACACAGGGATAGAAAGATGTTGGACAAATCGCCCGCAAACGTCTCAATAATCACTCTTTTATTGGATTCTCGAAGGGAAATCAGATTTGGCGAAGCTCTGTGATTGTCAACGAAGTCAAGCAGTATTTGCGAAGCGCCCGGAGAAAGAAGCATTCCATCTGGAATTCTCATTTCAAGGAGAGAAGACCTTATAGCTCTTGCGAACTCCTTCGTCATCAAGGAGCTTCCCCCAAACCACGAGGGCGGTTTGCCACTGCTACCCTTAACTACATGAACGGTCTTCCTGTTTGAGTTGACTTCCTTGACCAAATATGAACGACCGCCGAGCAGAAAACTCATTTCATCATCAGAAGAACTGCTCAGGACGGCCGGGTGGATTTTCCC encodes the following:
- a CDS encoding C69 family dipeptidase encodes the protein MKSPWATHGETMTVADGEECWIVEFYGRDLWAGVRIPSDHFTVAANRARIMEVDFEDTENVMASPNIVSFAVDQGWYDPSSGKPFNIAEIYAPNDNLYATRREWRAFDLVAPSLGLSPHDVRFPLSVKPDRLLTVHDIFVIKGDYYQGTDYDLTVGLAAGPWGDPLRYANTSRTGTWERSINMHRTCYVHIGQTNSAYADPFKGISWYGYGAPDTTYIVPLWPIMRELPKFYETGSRYEEFRRDSGWWVNSYVQQMAELHYNLAIQDIRNYRDPKLEVLYKVTPEVQKIATEMYETDPEGAIDLISNYAFMNAVAWHEEWKLLGDRLLGNYALGYVNFRSSPYPDWWNEAIGYGFPER